A window of Phycodurus eques isolate BA_2022a chromosome 5, UOR_Pequ_1.1, whole genome shotgun sequence contains these coding sequences:
- the LOC133403156 gene encoding glycine cleavage system H protein, mitochondrial-like translates to MSACRIVRCCFLSNFSPVLPLLARSAPLPSHRLCPKSFFLRSVSSSGRLSAVLKFTDKHEWIRVEDGVGTVGISNFAQEALGDVVYCGLPEVGTQLAQQDEFGALESVKAASELFSPLTGEVVEVNALLDDKPGLVNKSCYKDGWLMKMTIAKPSELDSLMDEAAYERYIRSIED, encoded by the exons ATGTCCGCCTGTAGAATTGTCCGCTGCTGCTTTCTTTCCAACTTTTCCCCGGTTTTGCCTTTACTTGCACGCTCGGCACCGCTTCCGTCTCATCGTTTATGTCCCAAATCGTTCTTCCTCAGAAGCGTTTCGTCGTCGGGCCGGTTGTCAGCAG TACTTAAATTCACCGACAAACACGAATGGATTCGGGTAGAAGATGGAGTCGGGACTGTCGGTATCAGCAATTTTGCTCAG GAGGCCCTGGGGGATGTGGTTTACTGTGGACTGCCGGAGGTCGGAACGCAGCTGGCCCAACAAG ACGAGTTTGGAGCTCTGGAAAGCGTCAAAGCAGCCAGTGAGCTCTTCTCCCCGTTGACTGGAGAGGTGGTGGAGGTTAACGCGCTGCTGGATGACAAACCAGGCCTGGTCAACAAATCTTGCTACAAAGAtg GTTGGTTAATGAAGATGACCATTGCCAAGCCTTCTGAGCTCGACTCTCTGATGGACGAGGCGGCCTATGAGCGGTACATCCGCTCCATAGAGGACTAA
- the fam107b gene encoding protein FAM107B isoform X1, whose product MATMLRYPVFPHLRDSRDPGLSLSPGRSVMAEPDYLEGDCDELIKPKKLINPVKNSRNHQDLHRELLMNQKRGLAPQNKPELQKVLEKRKREQVLKAQKEEQEAHKKRSDLEIELMKRQQKLEQLELEQQKNEEEQENTPEFVKMKSNLRRTKQETEGEERTT is encoded by the exons ATGGCGACAATGTTGAGATACCCCGTCTTTCCTCATCTGCGGG ATTCGCGTGACCCTGGTCTGTCGCTGTCACCAGGGAGGAGTGTCATGGCCGAGCCCGACTATTTGGAGGGAGACTGCGATGAGCTCATCAAACCCAAGAAGTTGATCAACCCGGTCAAGAACTCCCGCAACCACCAGGACCTGCACCGAGAGCTGCTCATGAACCAAAAGAG GGGCCTGGCTCCTCAGAACAAACCGGAACTCCAGAAGGTTCTGGAGAAGAGGAAAAGGGAGCAAGTCCTCAAGGCTCagaaggaggagcaggaggcgcACAAGAAGAGGAGCGACTTGGAGATCGAGTTAATGAAAAGGCAACAGAAACTGGAGCAG CTGGAACTGGAGCAACAGAAGAACGAGGAGGAGCAAGAGAACACTCCTGAgtttgtgaaaatgaaaagcaaCCTGCGCCGGACCAAGCAGGAGACAGAGGGCGAGGAGAGAACCACCTAG
- the fam107b gene encoding protein FAM107B isoform X3, producing the protein MAEPDYLEGDCDELIKPKKLINPVKNSRNHQDLHRELLMNQKRGLAPQNKPELQKVLEKRKREQVLKAQKEEQEAHKKRSDLEIELMKRQQKLEQLELEQQKNEEEQENTPEFVKMKSNLRRTKQETEGEERTT; encoded by the exons ATGGCCGAGCCCGACTATTTGGAGGGAGACTGCGATGAGCTCATCAAACCCAAGAAGTTGATCAACCCGGTCAAGAACTCCCGCAACCACCAGGACCTGCACCGAGAGCTGCTCATGAACCAAAAGAG GGGCCTGGCTCCTCAGAACAAACCGGAACTCCAGAAGGTTCTGGAGAAGAGGAAAAGGGAGCAAGTCCTCAAGGCTCagaaggaggagcaggaggcgcACAAGAAGAGGAGCGACTTGGAGATCGAGTTAATGAAAAGGCAACAGAAACTGGAGCAG CTGGAACTGGAGCAACAGAAGAACGAGGAGGAGCAAGAGAACACTCCTGAgtttgtgaaaatgaaaagcaaCCTGCGCCGGACCAAGCAGGAGACAGAGGGCGAGGAGAGAACCACCTAG
- the fam107b gene encoding protein FAM107B isoform X2, which produces MATMLRYPVFPHLRGRSVMAEPDYLEGDCDELIKPKKLINPVKNSRNHQDLHRELLMNQKRGLAPQNKPELQKVLEKRKREQVLKAQKEEQEAHKKRSDLEIELMKRQQKLEQLELEQQKNEEEQENTPEFVKMKSNLRRTKQETEGEERTT; this is translated from the exons ATGGCGACAATGTTGAGATACCCCGTCTTTCCTCATCTGCGGG GGAGGAGTGTCATGGCCGAGCCCGACTATTTGGAGGGAGACTGCGATGAGCTCATCAAACCCAAGAAGTTGATCAACCCGGTCAAGAACTCCCGCAACCACCAGGACCTGCACCGAGAGCTGCTCATGAACCAAAAGAG GGGCCTGGCTCCTCAGAACAAACCGGAACTCCAGAAGGTTCTGGAGAAGAGGAAAAGGGAGCAAGTCCTCAAGGCTCagaaggaggagcaggaggcgcACAAGAAGAGGAGCGACTTGGAGATCGAGTTAATGAAAAGGCAACAGAAACTGGAGCAG CTGGAACTGGAGCAACAGAAGAACGAGGAGGAGCAAGAGAACACTCCTGAgtttgtgaaaatgaaaagcaaCCTGCGCCGGACCAAGCAGGAGACAGAGGGCGAGGAGAGAACCACCTAG
- the si:ch1073-390k14.1 gene encoding LOW QUALITY PROTEIN: deoxyribodipyrimidine photo-lyase (The sequence of the model RefSeq protein was modified relative to this genomic sequence to represent the inferred CDS: inserted 5 bases in 3 codons; substituted 5 bases at 5 genomic stop codons) yields MKKRRRRGRGSSGIPQLIHTFPNSRRNLRRRYTKYSPAWLKERDDAVVSTLQKDGVQCKMFHSYYTRDPYSVSTEGVGLRGIGSVSHFISCCRQNRAGPAFGPPLDPPVSLPAPSSXPQGIPLDALGLTRMPRMKDGTTIDWAVNIRKSWDFSEEGAHDRLEAFLHDAQTLCHLQFKDSHSNVCTDTTKSPSGRADAPNTSTLSPYLHFGQLSPRWFLWDAKRTHCQPPKFQRKLAWRDLAYSQLTLFPDLPWESLRPPYRXLRWSSDRSYLKAWQRGRTGYPLVXAMRQLWLTGWMNNYTRXVVASFLIVCLHLPRQEGYRWFLGXNWNFVMHPVDAAMTCDPYSSXKXCPELAELPDDLFHRPWKCPASLLRRAGKACRAPETELDNSNKLQLMTDLSNPCSCLLRCVALVQRQHXEYVDKRTGCDLVPLPPRLVSEALGLVHSPRSEHFLLPVITRMEFKYQLDDLDADTTANPYNALLRGYVSRKRDETVAFLYERDFATSVLHEGALSRERLESDRRRMEGLPPPQRLPSRGRAKHTTNAKDRFSILQSGAILTTQVIRTHKPTFQSSQDFVGLS; encoded by the exons aagatacaccaagtactctccagCCTGGCTGAAGGAGCGGGATGACGCGGTGGTGTCCACACTGCAAAAAGACGGGGTCCAATGCAAGATGTTCCACTCGTACTACACCAGAGACCCTTACTCTGTCAGCACGGAGGGTGTGGGACTCAGAG GAATTGGATCTGTGTCTCACTTCATAAGCTGCTGCAGACAGAACCGAGCAGGCCCCGCATTTGGGCCTCCACTGGACCCGCCCGTGTCTCTCCCCGCACCCTCCAGTTAGCCTCAGGGTATCCCCTTAGACGCACTGGGCCTGACACGCATGCCACGCATGAAGGACGGTACCACG ATTGATTGGGCAGTGAACATTCGCAAGTCCTGGGATTTCAGTGAAGAGGGAGCACATGACAGGCTAGAAGCGTTTCTCCATGATGCACAGACACTTTGTCATTTGCAATTTAAAGATTCCCATTCAAAT GTGTGTACAGATACGACAAAGAGTCCCTCGGGCAGGGCTGATGCCCCCAACACCAGCACTCTATCGCCGTACCTTCATTTTGGTCAGCTCAGCCCCCGCTGGTTCCTGTGGGATGCCAAGCGGACGCACTGTCAGCCACCGAAATTCCAACGCAAACTGGCATGGAGGGATTTGGCTTATTCGCAGCTCACGTTGTTTCCAGATCTTCCCTGGGAATCCCTCAGGCCTCCATACAGG TGACTGCGGTGGAGCAGCGATCGCAGTTACCTGAAGGCTTGGCAGCGAGGCCGAACAGGCTACCCTCTGG GAGCCATGAGGCAGCTGTGGCTGACGGGCTGGATGAACAACTACACTAG CGTGGTGGCATCTTTCCTCATAGTGTGTCTTCATCTACCCCGGCAGGAGGGCTACCGCTGGTTCCTGGGTTAGAACTGGAACTTCGTCATGCATCCTGTTGACGCCGCCATGACGTGCGACCCGTACAGCAG GAAATAGTGTCCCGAACTTGCTGAACTGCCTGATGATCTTTTTCACAGACCTTGGAAATGCCCGGCGTCCCTCCTGCGACGTGCAGGTAAGGCCTGCCGCGCACCTGAGACGGAACTGGacaattcaaacaaattacaattgatgACTGACCTTTCCAAC CCCTGTTCGTGTTTACTTAGGTGTGTCGCCCTGGTACAAAGACAACACTGAGAATATGTGGACAAACGCACGGGCTGCGACTTGGTGCCTCTGCCGCCCCGCCTGGTCTCTGAAGCCCTGGGCTTAGTGCACTCTCCCAGAAGCGAACACTTCCTTCTTCCAGTCATTACCCGCATGGAATTCAAGTACCAGCTGGACGACCTGGACGCAGACACCACCGCCAATCCTTACAACGCTCTGCTCAGGGGCTACGTTAGCCGCAAGAGGGACGAGACCGTGGCGTTTCTCTACGAGCGAGATTTCGCCACCAGCGTCTTGCACGAGGGAGCCCTGAGTAGGGAGAGGCTGGAGAGCGACCGTCGCCGCATGGAGGGTCTCCCCCCCCCACAGAGGCTCCCGTCGCGGGGACGAGCCAAACACACCACAAACGCAAAGGACcgtttttctattttacagAGTGGGGCTATTCTTACTACACAGGTGATACGCACTCACAAGCCCACTTTCCAGTCCAGTCAGGATTTCGTGGGCTTATCGTGA